One region of Macadamia integrifolia cultivar HAES 741 chromosome 11, SCU_Mint_v3, whole genome shotgun sequence genomic DNA includes:
- the LOC122094056 gene encoding uncharacterized protein LOC122094056 isoform X2, whose protein sequence is MSTMDLNTKGITWVGNLYQKFEAICLEVEDIVCQETTKIVENHAQSVGVSVKRFYAELVQDLVPLSSEDPEKAKEGIDENPKMEAVSPDGKDLSRGSSFRLFPNMSHLPPSSEDPIKGTCADLSIEQNENSSVIYGNLKFGLEEFTEEDKLSLPKVLEVMAPAGNDLSGALLFSGLHNENNGKICNTAATVPTLSSVDFAQCCEPLDPMGCISGVSSASSTSLVLPASYFENEAGDGLIPSRDSLAIELNGRSYRYNEEEMAEGNDAHRSDEEATDASHGLRLEESCILVDCDEIHLVSQRTGKSRSYKKKLRDAFASRMRSGKKQEYERLALLCGDADTGTNDQREGSYQISTLTRDLDSKKLPIDDFCDSEWELL, encoded by the exons ATGTCCACTATGGATTTGAATACTAAAGGTATAACTTGGGTTGGTAACTTGTACCAGAAGTTTGAAGCTATATGTTTGGAGGTGGAAGATATTGTGTGCCAG GAAACAACTAAAATAGTTGAAAATCACGCGCAGTCGGTTGGTGTAAGTGTTAAAAGGTTCTATGCTGAACTTGTGCAAGATTTGGTCCCTCTATCTTCTGAAGATCCCGAGAAGGCAAAGGAAGGTATTGATGAAAATCCCAAAATGGAGGCAGTTTCTCCTGATGGGAAAGATTTGAGTCGTGGATCTTCTTTCAGATTATTCCCAAATATGAGCCATTTGCCTCCATCTTCTGAAGATCCCATTAAAGGAACATGTGCTGACTTATCTAtagaacaaaatgaaaatagtTCTGTGATATATGGAAATCTAAAATTTGGGCTTGAAGAATTTACTGAAGAGGATAAGCTGTCTTTGCCCAAGGTTTTGGAAGTAATGGCTCCTGCAGGAAATGATTTGAGTGGGGCATTGTTATTCAGTGGACTCCACAATGAAAATAATGGCAAAATATGTAATACAGCAGCTACAGTGCCGACTCTCTCTTCAGTTGATTTTGCACAATGTTGTGAGCCTTTAGATCCAATGGGGTGTATTTCTGGTGTTTCATCTGCTTCCTCAACATCTTTGGTTCTTCCAGCTTCATACTTCGAAAATGAAGCAGGAGATGGACTGATTCCCTCCAGAGATAGTCTAGCAATAGAGTTAAATG GAAGATCATATCGCTACAACGAAGAGGAAATGGCTGAAGGCAATGATGCTCACAGGTCAGATGAGGAAGCCACGGATGCATCTCATGGTCTTAGGCTTGAGGAAAGTTGTATATTGGTGGATTGTGATGAAATTCACCTCGTCTCCCAGAGGACAGGGAAGAGCAGATCATACAAG AAAAAACTTCGTGATGCTTTTGCTTCAAGAATGAGATCAGGAAAGAAGCAGGAGTATGAACGGCTAGCACTACTGTGTGGAGATGCCGATACTGGAACCAACGATCAAAGAGAAGGAAGTTACCAAATATCCACTCTCACTAGGGACTTGGACTCAAAGAAATTGCCAATTGATGATTTTTGTGATTCTGAGTGGGAACTTCTGTAG
- the LOC122094056 gene encoding uncharacterized protein LOC122094056 isoform X1: MSTMDLNTKGITWVGNLYQKFEAICLEVEDIVCQETTKIVENHAQSVGVSVKRFYAELVQDLVPLSSEDPEKAKEGIDENPKMEAVSPDGKDLSRGSSFRLFPNMSHLPPSSEDPIKGTCADLSIEQNENSSVIYGNLKFGLEEFTEEDKLSLPKVLEVMAPAGNDLSGALLFSGLHNENNGKICNTAATVPTLSSVDFAQCCEPLDPMGCISGVSSASSTSLVLPASYFENEAGDGLIPSRDSLAIELNDNSKTHKTISLRHGRSYRYNEEEMAEGNDAHRSDEEATDASHGLRLEESCILVDCDEIHLVSQRTGKSRSYKKKLRDAFASRMRSGKKQEYERLALLCGDADTGTNDQREGSYQISTLTRDLDSKKLPIDDFCDSEWELL, translated from the exons ATGTCCACTATGGATTTGAATACTAAAGGTATAACTTGGGTTGGTAACTTGTACCAGAAGTTTGAAGCTATATGTTTGGAGGTGGAAGATATTGTGTGCCAG GAAACAACTAAAATAGTTGAAAATCACGCGCAGTCGGTTGGTGTAAGTGTTAAAAGGTTCTATGCTGAACTTGTGCAAGATTTGGTCCCTCTATCTTCTGAAGATCCCGAGAAGGCAAAGGAAGGTATTGATGAAAATCCCAAAATGGAGGCAGTTTCTCCTGATGGGAAAGATTTGAGTCGTGGATCTTCTTTCAGATTATTCCCAAATATGAGCCATTTGCCTCCATCTTCTGAAGATCCCATTAAAGGAACATGTGCTGACTTATCTAtagaacaaaatgaaaatagtTCTGTGATATATGGAAATCTAAAATTTGGGCTTGAAGAATTTACTGAAGAGGATAAGCTGTCTTTGCCCAAGGTTTTGGAAGTAATGGCTCCTGCAGGAAATGATTTGAGTGGGGCATTGTTATTCAGTGGACTCCACAATGAAAATAATGGCAAAATATGTAATACAGCAGCTACAGTGCCGACTCTCTCTTCAGTTGATTTTGCACAATGTTGTGAGCCTTTAGATCCAATGGGGTGTATTTCTGGTGTTTCATCTGCTTCCTCAACATCTTTGGTTCTTCCAGCTTCATACTTCGAAAATGAAGCAGGAGATGGACTGATTCCCTCCAGAGATAGTCTAGCAATAGAGTTAAATG ACAACTCCAAAACTCACAAGACAATATCTCTGAGGCATG GAAGATCATATCGCTACAACGAAGAGGAAATGGCTGAAGGCAATGATGCTCACAGGTCAGATGAGGAAGCCACGGATGCATCTCATGGTCTTAGGCTTGAGGAAAGTTGTATATTGGTGGATTGTGATGAAATTCACCTCGTCTCCCAGAGGACAGGGAAGAGCAGATCATACAAG AAAAAACTTCGTGATGCTTTTGCTTCAAGAATGAGATCAGGAAAGAAGCAGGAGTATGAACGGCTAGCACTACTGTGTGGAGATGCCGATACTGGAACCAACGATCAAAGAGAAGGAAGTTACCAAATATCCACTCTCACTAGGGACTTGGACTCAAAGAAATTGCCAATTGATGATTTTTGTGATTCTGAGTGGGAACTTCTGTAG